The Gopherus evgoodei ecotype Sinaloan lineage chromosome 20, rGopEvg1_v1.p, whole genome shotgun sequence nucleotide sequence ctgaaggtgcataacttagatcgattctccccccccgcccccacagtgTAGGACCAGGCCTAAGGTAGAGTTCCTGCCTCAAAAAGTTTACAGAtgaaacagacaaagggtggaaggGAACACAGAGGTAGAGAAAGGAAGTGATTTGCCAGGGTTATATAACCGGTTGGGTAGAGCcacaggtctcctgaatccccaCCCACTGGACCAGATGGTCTCTCAATGGGTTTGTTTACTCATTGTATTTCCTTCAGCAAGGATTAGGAAaacagaccagtcagtttgtttttatttttagtcaGTTTTACTCTCTAATTCTTAAGCCCTAATTCAGTGCCACAACGTTTGGAGTTAAGCCTTTGCCTGCAGAGTTTGCACCTCAAACCACTGTTTTTCCGGAATAAAAATGGAAACAAGTTTTGGAAATCTTTTTCTCTTTAAACATGCAACTTAAATTAACTGGGCAAAGTCTTGTTCAAGCAATACAATAAAAGCTATTTAAACAAAACATGCTCAGTCCTTTTTCCTGCCCCTCTCATAGGTTCCGGAGCAATTGTAGCTGCCATCGTAGTTGGAGTGATTATTATATTCACAGTGGTTCTGCTCATGTTGAAAATGTATAACAGGTACATGACTTTGTTCCTAATTTCTTTTATGTAGCTAAGGTTAGACAGGATAAACTAAAATCACTGCCACGTGCTTAGAATTTCTCATGTCTATGCTGTATTATGTCTATCGCATGTCTATCGCAGGCCATTTCAAGGACTTCATTGCCGAAATCCCAAGGACTAAAACTACAGTACACATTTCTGATTGTTCATTTGAAATTTCAGACATCATAACCATTCTCTCTCGCTGCCTTGAGGATCTTGTCTTTTTCTGTTCTTTCCACTCTGCTAGCACTGGTTTCCTTGCTATCCTGCCTTCTCCTCTGCACCTCCTGTATCTTCATGTCTCAGACACGGTTTCTGATATCTCAGacttcagaacaaaacattttaaattccttttgcATATGCCTCTtgatgtctctctctccctctgctattCTGTATTTAAGTCTGAATAAACTGTTTTAGATGCAGTTTGCATGAAGGACTCTACAAAAAACAGAAATGTAACTTCCCCGTCCTCCTCCTTCCTAGTTCcatttcctttccctctcatCCATAAATcaggtcagtttcactttgctcCAAGCAGGAGCATGAGTAGATTTGTCTGTTTTGACATTGTAGCTTTCCAAGATACAAAAAGTGTAAATGAATGCAAGTCCGGCAGAGGCTTTTTGCGTGCCAGCCCCAGGCTTTGTCTATCATTTTCTGGCATATGCTGCCCTCTGGTTACCTGTTGCTTCCAGATGAGGCAACTTAAATGAATCAGGTCATCTTCATGAATCCTGAAGGAGTTTGtgtcttcagttttctttttgtatCTGTGGTGACAGAAGCCTGCTGCCTTTTGTCTCAGTGGAGGATACAGATGCGCACACGTTAGACAGGGCAGACGGGCTTCCTGTTTGCTTTCAGGTGCTAATTCTTTTTAAATCTCTAGATGACCTGGGTCCTGGCTGAAATTTTTggaattaaaaaatgtatttgaaaaatgaCCTTTTTCAAAAAGTAAAATCTTTGCAAAAACTTGACTTCTGTTTTTCATGACacttattccattttttttcattcagcAATAAAATAAACTTGTAAAAacttggggggatgggggagaaacaAAAAAGATCCGTTTCATACCCTGCAAAAGAGTAACAActttgaaaatttttcaaaaaacaatTTACTCATTTTTTCAACCTGCTATACTGgccatttcctcctctcccccattccCCATGCAGTTAGCCAGCTGTAATGCTCTCACTCTCTGTCCCCAAGGATTAACTCTTGGGAGAAGGCAGCAGAAGATTCTTGGTGCTGGACCCTGttctttggaactcattgcccaAGTTTAGCAGAGTAGGGCAACAGAGAGCTGCTTATTCTGGCATTTTCATGGAGGAAATTGGAGTAGGGTGTAAATCTAAAACTCTCGTCACCACACTGATGAACCATTATTAACACTGGGTTTCAGTTAAAATCTTGGACTGAAATCTTGGCTTCACTGACTAAAATGGCAgggattcccattgacttcagtgtggccaggatttcatccttgatGTTCAATGCGCCATGATTCttgccatttcccccccccccccccgatggtACTTAGAATGTGAGAGCCCACACCCGGACAAGTAGGAAATGATgatgaaattttaattttaatttctctttacaGACGCATGAGGGCAAAACGAGAGCTGGAACCCACAAGCACCAAAGCCAAGACTCCTCCTACTTTGGGACAGAACAGTACCAATGCTAACCAACCCACAACAGTAACTATCATACCAGTGGACATCCATATGCAGAACAGATGACTGTGGACATTGGCCCTACCTAAGAGAGATCACTCTCCTTGAAGAATGAGACATGATAACTAGACTCTTTATTCACGTAGACCTGTGACTCTTTACCAGAGGAGGATTGGCACTACGCGTGGAGTTGAAACTAAGGATTATGTGGGTAAATGGCCACATTTTCCTTTagtagaaggaaaaaataaaatgctgagcacctttgTATGGCTGATCTAACAATGTGATGGCATCATATCAGCAGGAACATGAAGAGTCATATTTTCTCTGTAGAAGTTAAGTGGCAACAAATGGCAAAAATACCCTTTAGATGGGTCAAAAGATGCACACTCCTGTATTCACAGTGTCCTTGATTAGTCATGAGCAATTTGGTGAGCTTTCTATTCCTCTCCTGCAGTGATCTTTCATCTTCATCACTATTGATCTGGATGTAAAAGCTACAACTATGCTTCATTCTTGGATTTGTTATGCttgtatctttttatttttattttaagcatgAGGAATAACATATGAAGTAACAAAACTGTATTCAGACTTCACTGGCCTTTCTGATTCCCAGTCAGATACATACACATGGATTCAGATAAAACAAGGTATGAATGtgatatgcttttaaaaaaaaaaaaaagatttgatgtATTCTAGCAACTTGACAGAGTTTGTCAGTTTCCAGCTGAATCCCTCTTTTCAGGGATTTTAACTCAGCAGCCATATTTGTGCTGGGTTCTCAGCTTGGGAGcgcttatttattaatttttttttacaaatgatgggatggggagaaaaatcaattctatttttaaattagaagAGGCTCAAACAGGAAGAGAATGAAAAACTagtgatattttgtgtgtgtggctgcttttcttttaagatagactttttaaaaaacaactgaaATGTTGCAATCCGTAATGTAGATTACAgactttggcttttttttttttttagaaaaataaattataaaagcaaccACAAGTTATTTGGTTTTGCATGAGTAACTGTTGTGGGTGTGCAGTAATTCAACAAAAATTTCCCAAGGATTTTTCACAGGCCCACTGGGTGCACACACAAAAGCTACATTGTTACACTCTCTATGGCCTATTGTGTCCATGATCTACATGTTAAAGCGTTGCTAAACATTAGCTAACAGAGTAGACAGCAATGGTTCAGAAGAAGGCGGTGTAGTCTATTGATCTAATAATTCACCTTTTGCAAAAGCCCCTATATAGCGATGCACATGATAGTGTTCTAAAGAGCATCAACCCCATCCTTCAACTTGCCCAGCCTCAGTGTTGCAGCACAAGCCACACACTGGAATACCCAGGCACAACAGAGGGTGAACTGACGACAGTGTTAATCTCTGAGTTCACTTGGTTTGGTGGGTTTAAAATTACATCCATGGTGTTGTATTAAAAGAGAATGTTTTGGGTTAATACAGACTTgcgtatagaatcatagaatatcagggttggaagggacctctggaggtcatctagtccaactccctgctcaaagaaggaccaatccccaactaaatcatcccagccagggctttgtcaagcctgacattaaaaacctctaaggaaggagattccaccacctcccttggtaatccattccagtgcttcaccaccctcctagtgaaaaagtttttcctaatatccaacctaaacctcccccactgcaacttgagagctGGCTTTAAGCACAAAAAAAGCTAGTGACCTCTTGGGGTCCACCCTTCTGAGGGCCTTAAGAAAATTTGCAACTGGCAGGCCATCTTGATTTCTCCTTCTGGCACAGAGATAGGAGAGGATGACACACTGATCTGATAGTGATCTGTGTTGGCAACTTGTGGCTCTAAACATACTATAAGGACAGCTTTGCCTGGGAAATTCTTTGTCACTTACAAAGGAGTGTAACCAATTAAACCAATCAAAGAACCAATtttgaaaagaattttttttaaatgcaaagcctgagattttaaaaataattgtccaTGATTTAAATCTGACTGCAACTTATTTGTAATTCTCCCCTCCATGACTGTCACAAGTCAGCCTGACTCCCCTGGGTGCTTCAGTTTAAAAGATGCAACCAGAAAAGACATTATGCATTAGGTTGTAGATTGCTTCACAAACAAAAGCTGGTGAATTTTTCTACCCTGAACCAGGGCTCAGAAAGGTAAGTTGTTACATTTGCAAACACCTCCTCAAAAATGTGAACTGAGTGTAAATGATGGAGAgatgagtctgcagacagcctggaatGACAGCTTGGACAGATGTGaactgtccatctagcccagtatcctgtcttccgacagtgacctgtaccagatgcttcagaggagagAACAGAACTAGGCAGTTGGAGTGATCTGTCtactgttgtccagtcccagcttctagcagtcataagtttagggacatccagagctttggggttgcgtccctgaccatcttggctaatagctattgatggacctatcctctatcaacttttctaattcttttttaaacccagtcatacttttggccttcagaacatcctctggcaacaaggTCCACAGATTGACTGCGCACTGGGTGAAGAAGTactgctttgtttgttttaaacctgctgcctgttaatttcattcggtgaccTCTGGTTCGTGTGagatgtgaaggggtaaataatatttccttattcattttctccacagcactgatgattttatagacttctaccATATCTCCCttcagttgtttcttttccaagatgaatagtcccggtctttttaatctctcctcacatgaaaGCTGTTACATATCCCTACTCATTTTTGCTGCcgttctctgtactttttccaatttttatatatctttctttgagatggggcgaccagaattACACATGGTATTCAAGGtttgggtataccatggatttattttgTGGACATATGATATGTTCTGtcttatctacccctttcctaatggtccCTAACGTTGgctttttttaactgctgctgcactttgagcagatgttttgcagagaactatccacaatgattcaaAGATCTTTTTCTTAAGTAGTGatggctaatttagaccccatcattttgaatGTACAGtttgaattatgttttccaatatgcattactttgcatttatcaacattgaatttcatctaccattttgctgcccagtcacccagttttgtgagatccctttgtaactcttcgcaatctgctttggacttaactatctttagtaattttataTTGGGATAACTGtatctacactggggaggggaagggtgtttgctgctttaactatgcCAGCATAGTTAAAACTGCAAACTCTAGGCTAGACAAGGCCTCACTACTCTACTTGCTCCTAGACAGAAGCTATAACATTCTTCATCTTAAATACTTTACTGAAACATAACTACAGGCAAGACAACCCTTCACAGGCAAGGCAAGCTTTAGCCAGTGTAGTATAGCATATTAGGCACCAATACTGTAACATGACATGCAAGCTATGCACAGAAACAAGCCTGGCAACTCTTTGGTCCCACAGTGAAAATAAGTAAGCAAACATACCGTGCTTAAAAAGCCATAAAATACTACAACCATACAACTACAACCTCACCAAATGAATTTGCACGCAAGCTTCTGCAAGCCAGCTTTTGTTCCTTTTGCATCTTTcaattgacatttttttttttttagcagaaggTATGTAGCTCCACCTAGCATCATCCTTCTATATGATAGGAAGCAGCTACCCTATATTACAGGCAGTATTTCCTTACAGATTAAATAATAAGTGATGGACTCCTCTGCTTAGCCACAGTTGCTAATATCGCAGAAATTTGTCTCCATTCATGGTTATAAATAAGCTTGGcagaattctatttttatttttttaatataattttgatggataatttcaatgtttattttaaagtattttttcaaCTTTCatccattttaaattttcacacttgTGGGAAATTATAAGGGGTTTAGACAATGCGGAGGCGGTTAATAGACTAATGACagaagatgctgagattcaaaaagttaaagctttataaccattaaaacacaaattgtcaacatcgcaTGACAAAAATATGCAAAGAAATACCTTTAAATAAAGATCtaagttctcaggcagcatttttctttctttgcctctttgtaaatttttattttgaatatattttcatTGGTTGGTGTGTGTAGTGAAATCagcatttactgacatttactcataaaaatctaatcctttcaaTCCTAGTTATAAGGCTACTTACCGCTGCTTCACATTATTAAAGTGCTGTAGAAACGTTAGCTGATTCAGCTGAATAGTACCTCCAGTCTGGATGTATGACATGCTGGAAAAGAGACAATGTCAATTTGAAATCTagctttttcccctctttttaatATTGTCTAAAGTCCCACACCTGCCCTTGAGTCCCTACCAAATCTTGCAGTTTTACACACTTGCTATTTTTTGAAAACATCTTTATTCTCTGTTGGATACAAATGAAGAGATGCTCATTGCTAACTAACGATAAAAGGGAAACTGTGCCTGGTCTGTTTCAGCTAAGTGCCATCAAATGCACAGCATAACCAAACTAAAAAACTCCAGTTTTGTTCTCTTTAAAGATATACAGACTCAGGTTTTAtagtggaacaatttttataccgagggtgctgaaggcagaaaccatgtatttagGTTAATACTAGTTCAAGacaaggggtgcagcagcacccctagttccagcacccatgcACAGACTTAGTTTTTTTATCTAAAAGAAAAACatacccccccccgccccaacttaGGTAGGAGTGTAATTTTCAAATAGTCTTTTTAATATACAACAATATGAACATTATATAGCCATTGTCACAGTATATCAGACTCCAGATCTGTCTACTCCAGCACCCTGCCTTTGACTCTAGCCGTTACCATGTCCTTCATGAGAAGCTGATGCAGTCAGAAGTTACGTTATAACCAACcaagaaagtttctttctaatcCCAGTTAGACTGGTTTATTTCTGAAAGCATGAGGGGGTTTTATCCCTTTCACAATTCCTGTTTTAAATACGTTACTATTTACTATTGTAACGGTTACAATAACTTTTTGACATTGACCTCATCTCTCCCATAGAGATTAGATAATTCTGCTTTCAAAACATTGCTCTCTCTCAGTACAAATAATGACGCAATGGGAAAACCGGCTACCATATGTTCAGATGTTCTCTTCCTCTAGAGGCTGGAAGCATTTTGCAGACGAGCTAGTTTAAGGGTGTGGGGGGTAAGTGATTTCCAGCAAGTCACGGTTGCTAAAGACATAAGGCCTGAAACCAGCCTCAATCCTGTTTGATCCTTGAGTGGCTCTTGACTTGCAGTGCTATAATGACTCTGGATCAGGCACTGCAGCActcagtgtgtgtgcatgcgtgcactGGACATACTGGGCGGGTGCATGATGTAAAATTTCTATTACATAGACAAGACATGCAACAATCTTCCCAGCAAACTGGTAGGTTCTATATGGGGAGCAGATGCTCCAGCCCTCAGGATTTCAGCCCTTGCTGTCTCGTACTCAATAGCAGAGTACTGTGCACCAGTATGGAGTTGGTTGGCACACACCAAACTTGTTGATGAGCAACTCAACTCAACAATGTGCATCATCACAGGAACTCTCCGACTGACTCATCTTCCATGAGTTCTAAGCCACATCGTTCCCCCTTACCTCAGGAGGGACATTGCAGCTGGCAAGCTACTTGAGAAGGTACGTGACAACCCCGGTTTGCCCTTATTCAATGACCTTTTTAGCCCACCAGCTACAGGTCTTTCATCACGACACTCACTGTGCTTGAAGCTGCCATGACAGGAGGTGACAGTGGAGTCCCTGTGGCGGGAAGACTGCTGCTTAGCATCGACCAACAATCAGTACCTTGTCACAGGCGCTACTGCTCACCCGTCTGGCTTTGACATGCCATGTCGTCAGTGGGTCTTTCTTAACTGATTCCAGACTGGGCAAGGCCTTTGTGCAGCTAACCAGCACTGTTGGGGTCTTCGAGACAATCCAAGCTGTGGTGCAGATCGAACACTAATATACGTTGTCAAGGAGTGCTTGCTAACCAAATTCAGCAGTGAGCTCCACTTGGCCACTAAAAATGCTATTGCCTAGCAAATATGCAAATACTAAATTAATAAATAAGTTCCTGACATACAGCAGAGGGGAAGTGGAGTGACATTGCTTTAATGGCTGATAGGCAAACGAGCAAATAGAGGTGCAGGAGGAAGAACCCTGTCCCactcaggctttgtcttcacCACAAAAAGATGATT carries:
- the NCMAP gene encoding noncompact myelin-associated protein; this encodes MIRSVDHINIWSSNRHQEGWNRTAKGAGKIRAVDKRRVGPNKTGIKMTTAAPLGNNTLSSTNVTTKSQEEILYQSSGAIVAAIVVGVIIIFTVVLLMLKMYNRRMRAKRELEPTSTKAKTPPTLGQNSTNANQPTTVTIIPVDIHMQNR